The following proteins come from a genomic window of Methanosarcina sp. MTP4:
- a CDS encoding molybdopterin dinucleotide binding domain-containing protein, with the protein MDFGSFLAAPEIKVKIITYRDIFQNKAMIEDRFGEEYKNTSALIKMDPADLKQMSVKKGDTVIVKNSFGNIVVKVEESGYETPHKGIAYMPNSPWSNMLVSDETGGMGVPKFKDIEATVTSAKGAKVTDLDL; encoded by the coding sequence ATGGATTTCGGATCTTTCCTGGCAGCCCCTGAAATTAAGGTAAAAATCATAACCTACAGGGACATTTTCCAGAACAAGGCAATGATCGAGGACCGTTTCGGGGAAGAGTACAAAAATACTTCTGCCCTCATAAAAATGGATCCCGCAGACCTCAAGCAAATGAGCGTAAAGAAAGGCGACACGGTTATCGTGAAAAATTCTTTCGGGAACATCGTGGTCAAAGTCGAAGAATCCGGCTACGAAACCCCCCACAAAGGCATTGCGTATATGCCAAACAGCCCCTGGTCCAACATGCTTGTCTCGGACGAAACCGGCGGCATGGGAGTCCCTAAGTTCAAGGACATCGAAGCCACGGTAACCTCTGCCAAGGGAGCAAAGGTAACGGACCTTGATTTGTGA
- a CDS encoding (Fe-S)-binding protein yields MTSTMELYQLLPKTNCKECGKNSCMAFAAALMARELTPDDCPPMKNDPKYKENYETVSGMFSTTEGATETGLIVHEELCFGCGNCVVACPVNVANDPHGVGAGKAPKSTDKLILIIEDGIVKAQNVDECRRFGKNKILCTGCIVTCPVEAIEFV; encoded by the coding sequence ATGACAAGTACAATGGAACTCTATCAACTGCTTCCAAAGACCAACTGCAAGGAATGTGGGAAAAACTCCTGTATGGCTTTTGCAGCTGCTCTCATGGCCCGCGAGCTCACGCCGGATGACTGCCCTCCTATGAAGAATGACCCGAAGTATAAAGAGAACTATGAAACCGTAAGCGGTATGTTCTCCACTACCGAAGGTGCGACAGAAACCGGCCTGATCGTGCACGAGGAGCTTTGCTTTGGCTGCGGAAACTGTGTGGTTGCCTGCCCGGTAAACGTGGCAAACGACCCTCACGGAGTCGGGGCGGGAAAAGCCCCGAAAAGCACCGATAAGCTTATCCTGATAATCGAGGATGGGATCGTAAAAGCCCAGAATGTAGACGAGTGCCGGCGTTTCGGGAAAAACAAGATTCTCTGCACTGGCTGTATCGTGACCTGCCCGGTAGAGGCAATCGAGTTTGTGTGA
- a CDS encoding ferredoxin-thioredoxin reductase catalytic domain-containing protein — protein sequence MSEHEDLKNKMYEWTEKYADKAGYQLNPDKEGLDYVLDGLAARLEKFGKRYCPCRIVTGNESEDKKIICPCIYHKDEIERDGKCHCELFFKAD from the coding sequence ATGAGTGAGCACGAAGACTTAAAAAATAAAATGTACGAATGGACGGAAAAATACGCTGACAAAGCAGGCTATCAGCTCAATCCCGATAAGGAGGGACTTGATTATGTGCTTGACGGGCTTGCTGCAAGGCTTGAGAAGTTTGGGAAACGCTACTGTCCCTGCAGGATAGTAACCGGGAATGAGAGTGAAGATAAGAAAATAATCTGTCCCTGCATCTATCATAAAGATGAAATCGAAAGGGACGGCAAATGCCACTGCGAACTCTTCTTCAAAGCCGATTGA
- a CDS encoding class I SAM-dependent methyltransferase produces MKKPNSTKPFDAFEKHASEYDAWYDKYRPAYESELLALKQFLPAHPEKLRALEIGVGTGRFASPLGIGYGVEPSKAMALLAKKRDIEVVRGIAEALPFETQTFDLILIVTALAFFTDPAQGLREAVRVLKPGGQLIIGMLDRESPLGQYYVAKQKESSFSSGARFLSVAEVSGLLAGLGYEKLESCQTLSGIPEELEKVELPKRGTGEGGFAVLSARKPGNRTF; encoded by the coding sequence ATGAAAAAACCAAATTCCACAAAACCATTCGATGCCTTCGAAAAACACGCCAGTGAATACGATGCCTGGTATGATAAATACAGGCCTGCCTACGAGTCCGAACTCCTCGCCCTGAAACAATTCCTCCCCGCTCACCCGGAAAAGCTGAGAGCCCTGGAAATCGGGGTCGGCACCGGGAGGTTTGCCTCTCCCCTCGGAATCGGATACGGGGTTGAGCCTTCAAAGGCAATGGCGCTTTTAGCTAAAAAAAGGGATATCGAGGTAGTCCGGGGCATTGCCGAAGCCCTGCCCTTCGAAACCCAGACCTTCGACCTGATTTTGATCGTAACAGCCCTCGCTTTCTTCACAGACCCGGCTCAGGGCCTGAGGGAAGCTGTAAGGGTCCTGAAACCCGGCGGGCAGCTCATAATCGGAATGCTCGACAGGGAAAGCCCGCTCGGGCAGTATTATGTGGCAAAACAGAAGGAGAGCAGCTTTTCTTCGGGTGCCCGTTTTCTTTCGGTAGCTGAGGTTTCGGGGCTGCTGGCAGGACTCGGGTATGAAAAGCTCGAAAGCTGCCAGACGCTTTCAGGAATTCCCGAGGAGCTTGAGAAAGTGGAGCTGCCGAAGAGAGGTACGGGGGAAGGAGGCTTTGCCGTCCTTTCTGCGAGGAAACCGGGGAATCGTACCTTTTAA
- a CDS encoding formylmethanofuran dehydrogenase subunit B gives MEGNYYVCTGCGLLCDDIEVELEKDSVSKVYTACRVGVAHMKEGSREAVSQVDGKPAEEASAIEKAAEILKNAKNPLIFGLGTSTNEAQKKALELAKKLNATLDDTSSFCLGPVVEALLQEKFNTCTLDDVRHKGDVMVFWGADPSDSHPRHLSKFSYFPRGEQKQKGWEEERTAIAIDVRKSHTAKICGSNFFQIPPGGDTEFINALIDGVSGKLPKTSYKFPPKRLLELANMLKGAKFGTIFMGLGLLYSLDDLDPIIRLVEVLNEKAKGEFHLIPMVGHYNMRGFNENLFAETGYVNCVKFENGEAKHGPEYSTVEALKAKAVDAALIIGSDPLASLPHSIVKNLLDIPIISIDPCETLTSRKAKVHFSTAVTGVECGGSATRMDGVEVKFDPILETKRPTDEEILTKIMEAL, from the coding sequence ATGGAAGGGAACTATTATGTATGTACCGGCTGTGGGCTGCTCTGCGACGATATTGAGGTTGAGCTTGAGAAAGACTCGGTAAGCAAGGTTTACACAGCTTGCAGGGTAGGGGTTGCCCATATGAAGGAAGGCAGCAGGGAAGCTGTCTCCCAGGTGGACGGAAAGCCCGCAGAAGAAGCCTCAGCAATCGAAAAGGCTGCGGAGATCCTGAAGAACGCAAAGAACCCCCTCATCTTTGGGCTTGGGACGTCCACGAACGAAGCCCAGAAAAAAGCACTTGAACTTGCAAAAAAACTGAATGCAACTCTGGACGACACCTCATCCTTCTGCCTGGGGCCGGTGGTCGAAGCTCTCCTTCAGGAGAAGTTCAATACCTGCACCCTTGACGATGTGCGGCACAAGGGAGATGTAATGGTCTTCTGGGGCGCAGACCCTTCGGATTCCCACCCGCGCCACCTTTCAAAATTCTCCTACTTCCCCCGTGGGGAACAGAAGCAGAAGGGCTGGGAAGAAGAGAGGACTGCCATTGCAATTGATGTCAGGAAGTCCCATACCGCAAAGATCTGCGGGAGCAACTTCTTCCAGATCCCGCCCGGTGGAGATACCGAGTTTATAAATGCCCTGATTGACGGGGTTTCCGGTAAACTGCCAAAGACGTCCTACAAATTCCCCCCGAAAAGGCTCCTGGAACTTGCCAATATGCTGAAAGGAGCAAAGTTCGGGACGATCTTCATGGGCCTGGGCCTGCTCTATTCCCTGGATGACCTTGACCCGATAATCCGGCTCGTGGAAGTCCTGAACGAAAAGGCGAAAGGGGAGTTCCATCTGATCCCCATGGTCGGACATTACAACATGCGGGGCTTTAACGAAAACCTCTTTGCCGAGACTGGCTACGTGAACTGCGTGAAGTTCGAAAACGGGGAGGCAAAGCACGGGCCCGAATATTCAACCGTGGAAGCCCTGAAAGCAAAGGCTGTGGACGCAGCCCTTATCATCGGTTCCGACCCCCTGGCAAGCCTGCCCCATTCGATTGTGAAGAACCTGCTCGATATCCCCATAATTTCAATAGACCCCTGCGAGACCCTTACCTCCAGGAAGGCAAAGGTCCATTTCAGCACGGCAGTTACAGGGGTTGAGTGCGGAGGCAGTGCGACCCGGATGGACGGGGTTGAGGTAAAATTCGACCCGATACTTGAGACAAAACGTCCCACGGATGAAGAAATTCTCACAAAAATCATGGAGGCGCTCTGA
- a CDS encoding tubulin-like doman-containing protein: protein MNGRESSYSTLQLPTDLTIVGIGGCGKRLCGEICRHEWILGNYLASGKRLRIYTMDTDANEKVEDEVQRSEFRAGIQEMGARGNIEYNYYYLPSLANINQVSDLASQEVATKIKERKSDPAVSTWWLNDPGAEGLSFEELRTIDPFLIDDFGGGVHRRRAISKAIFYKVLSQGQASGFPTFPSTGTTAIIVGLGGGTGAGMFIDLARYIRALRGEATQIWLFAVIPTTKEGEMEQLNAAIALTELEYLNINERLFNYVVLSSLGPTGYKKGEEARVEVHEFDSMFPHILTNFFHIEKGDINLSDSKRLYSSFIFADAHVIQYPVEELKTLKKQYEEIILELEKISGARKEINRAVKTLLDSSGMFRELPPTRTDSEFIKKEYTNAEKVWKNEIGKLLNYQTPGAVEFFIRNNISADAGIENISSYEDLLDFISRVKSFSGSVKEDELKDENDKKLFRLIPETLQGIEDTARLFKRVAGIEEEAARAVLINVLKGKQELVASVDRLNAKTRVLKEESLGTKAEIESKQVEKDYLEQVNSRVEKEVDKALSDNDRDIEQYFSRKKKLDNIRDHEKQLKSEIDIFISNFGAGNFKSTDKETWLTLTGVPELQREITAMSHELEIDLQALSKLVESISLYYYYDYRITRIEKGGFKEKLVGAVKGNKKKLLRRFEAQKRSMEDYIKSSGRDYVQVNPPFEFYVPENFLSESQNKKAEEFKTGIMDSLFFDLNRKAADLEEIDRAFKSGDRPKLRSLLREVLTLYYLQREDYSGKLDRIETEFRELEGNLEAQNFLSDFLGKTEVLTEETLVYRRDLSREYDKFYEHFTKLSDVRTSGSKAGSKTLSSLYMTKFGDINPKILSLIDESSDMRDLDWDESGKRELDKLIGEIQVTYKNLIESYKLGIHNLMIPISTTERWNFGKAALVVSSRSSYISSRIASEPIADGIKEEINGVLALSNSNDAKLATHSHTKPWDIALTFFSATGFLDNISPLTAGGGFWEVYENKKDNLLHHVLKLHEGKYVTRKALLDLKEAGELANLEKKGVNVGARINELYEEKSLREALKNEDTQQPETPL from the coding sequence ATGAACGGAAGGGAAAGTAGCTATTCTACATTGCAGCTTCCTACGGACCTTACCATTGTTGGGATCGGAGGCTGTGGGAAACGCCTTTGCGGGGAGATCTGCAGGCACGAATGGATCCTTGGCAATTACCTTGCTTCAGGAAAAAGGCTCAGGATCTATACCATGGATACGGATGCCAACGAGAAAGTGGAAGACGAGGTGCAGAGAAGCGAGTTTCGGGCTGGGATCCAGGAAATGGGGGCCAGGGGGAATATCGAATACAATTACTATTACCTCCCTTCCCTGGCAAACATAAACCAGGTCTCGGACCTGGCAAGCCAGGAGGTCGCAACCAAGATCAAGGAAAGGAAATCGGACCCTGCCGTAAGCACCTGGTGGCTGAACGATCCGGGGGCAGAGGGGCTGAGTTTTGAGGAGCTCAGGACAATCGACCCCTTTTTGATTGACGATTTCGGAGGGGGAGTGCACCGACGAAGGGCGATTTCAAAGGCGATCTTCTACAAGGTCCTGAGCCAGGGGCAGGCAAGCGGCTTTCCGACTTTCCCGAGTACCGGGACAACGGCAATTATTGTCGGGCTCGGGGGAGGGACCGGGGCAGGGATGTTCATTGATCTTGCGCGGTATATCCGGGCTCTGCGGGGGGAGGCTACCCAGATCTGGCTCTTTGCGGTGATTCCCACCACAAAAGAAGGGGAAATGGAGCAGCTAAATGCCGCAATTGCACTTACCGAACTCGAATACCTGAACATTAACGAGAGGCTTTTCAACTATGTGGTGCTCAGCTCCCTGGGGCCGACGGGTTATAAAAAGGGGGAAGAGGCCAGGGTAGAGGTGCATGAGTTCGATTCCATGTTCCCCCACATCCTGACGAATTTCTTCCATATCGAAAAAGGGGATATCAACCTCAGCGACTCAAAACGCCTGTATTCCTCGTTTATTTTTGCAGATGCCCATGTAATCCAGTACCCCGTCGAAGAGCTGAAGACCCTGAAAAAACAGTATGAAGAAATCATCCTGGAACTCGAAAAAATCAGCGGGGCAAGAAAAGAAATCAACAGGGCCGTAAAAACTCTGCTGGACAGCTCCGGGATGTTCAGGGAACTGCCTCCTACCCGGACAGATTCCGAGTTTATTAAAAAAGAATACACAAACGCCGAGAAAGTCTGGAAAAACGAAATCGGAAAACTCCTTAACTACCAGACCCCCGGAGCCGTGGAGTTTTTCATACGCAACAACATCTCGGCAGACGCCGGGATTGAAAACATAAGCAGCTATGAGGACCTGCTGGACTTTATCTCCAGGGTGAAAAGCTTTAGCGGCAGCGTAAAGGAAGACGAGTTGAAGGACGAAAATGACAAGAAGCTCTTTCGCCTGATTCCCGAGACCCTGCAGGGGATCGAAGATACGGCAAGGCTTTTCAAGCGGGTCGCGGGCATTGAGGAGGAAGCTGCAAGAGCCGTGCTCATAAATGTCCTGAAAGGCAAACAGGAACTTGTGGCTTCTGTTGACCGGCTCAACGCTAAAACCAGGGTGCTCAAGGAAGAGAGCCTGGGAACAAAAGCCGAAATCGAAAGTAAACAGGTTGAAAAGGATTATCTGGAACAGGTGAATTCCCGGGTCGAAAAAGAAGTCGATAAGGCCTTAAGCGATAACGACCGGGACATTGAACAGTACTTTTCCCGGAAGAAGAAGCTGGATAACATCCGGGACCATGAGAAGCAGTTGAAATCGGAAATTGACATCTTCATCAGCAATTTCGGGGCAGGAAATTTCAAAAGCACGGATAAGGAGACCTGGCTGACCCTGACCGGGGTCCCGGAACTCCAGAGAGAAATTACTGCCATGTCCCATGAGCTTGAAATAGACCTCCAGGCCCTTTCCAAACTCGTGGAATCGATTTCTCTCTACTACTATTACGATTACAGGATCACCCGGATCGAAAAAGGGGGCTTTAAGGAGAAACTGGTCGGGGCCGTAAAGGGGAATAAAAAGAAGCTTCTCAGGAGGTTTGAAGCCCAGAAACGGAGCATGGAGGATTATATCAAGAGCTCGGGAAGGGACTATGTCCAGGTAAACCCTCCTTTCGAATTTTACGTCCCTGAAAATTTCCTGAGTGAAAGCCAGAACAAAAAGGCCGAGGAATTTAAAACCGGGATCATGGATTCCCTCTTTTTCGACCTGAACAGGAAAGCCGCCGATCTTGAGGAAATCGACCGGGCGTTTAAGTCGGGAGACAGGCCGAAATTGAGGAGCCTCCTGAGAGAGGTCCTGACCCTCTACTACCTGCAGAGGGAAGACTATTCAGGGAAACTGGATCGGATCGAGACGGAGTTTCGGGAGCTTGAAGGAAACCTTGAGGCTCAGAATTTCCTTTCCGATTTCCTCGGGAAAACCGAGGTCCTTACTGAGGAAACCCTTGTTTACAGAAGGGACCTTTCCAGGGAATACGATAAATTTTACGAGCATTTCACAAAACTCAGTGATGTCAGGACTTCGGGGAGCAAAGCTGGCAGCAAGACCCTGAGCAGTCTTTACATGACAAAGTTCGGGGATATCAACCCCAAAATCCTCTCCCTTATCGACGAGAGTTCCGATATGAGGGACCTTGACTGGGACGAGAGCGGGAAACGCGAACTTGACAAACTCATCGGGGAAATCCAGGTAACTTACAAAAACCTGATAGAAAGTTACAAGCTCGGGATCCATAACCTGATGATCCCTATCAGCACCACCGAACGCTGGAATTTCGGAAAAGCCGCCCTGGTGGTTTCTTCGCGGTCCTCCTACATTTCAAGCCGGATTGCAAGTGAACCCATAGCTGACGGGATAAAAGAAGAAATAAACGGGGTCCTGGCTCTCAGCAACAGCAATGATGCAAAACTTGCCACCCACAGCCACACAAAGCCCTGGGACATTGCCCTTACCTTCTTTTCAGCCACGGGTTTCCTGGACAATATCTCACCCCTGACCGCCGGGGGAGGCTTCTGGGAGGTGTATGAAAATAAGAAGGATAACCTGCTGCACCACGTGCTCAAACTCCATGAAGGAAAATACGTAACCCGAAAAGCCCTGCTCGACCTGAAGGAAGCCGGGGAACTGGCAAACCTGGAAAAGAAAGGGGTAAACGTCGGGGCAAGGATCAATGAACTGTATGAAGAAAAAAGCTTGAGAGAGGCTTTGAAAAATGAGGATACACAGCAGCCTGAAACTCCTTTATGA